A genomic region of Nitrosopumilaceae archaeon contains the following coding sequences:
- the sixA gene encoding phosphohistidine phosphatase SixA — protein MDFEMDLYILRHGEAGKRSSTRNDSQRSLSITGRQEMEEIAKALVKLGLEFDYVFTSPLVRCKQTTEIVMKYIKSRNSVVELNELRPEGNKLELYNKLSKLKPGSLTLLVGHEPYLSDLVGEAIGESNCRIDLKKGGLVRIRTISLQPKIRGELRWLLTPKHMKKISK, from the coding sequence TTGGATTTTGAAATGGATTTGTACATTTTGCGACACGGTGAAGCTGGCAAACGCTCATCTACAAGAAATGACTCCCAAAGGTCGCTTTCTATTACAGGAAGACAAGAAATGGAAGAGATTGCAAAGGCACTTGTCAAATTAGGATTAGAGTTTGATTATGTATTTACTAGTCCATTAGTAAGATGTAAACAGACTACAGAGATTGTAATGAAGTACATAAAAAGCAGGAATAGTGTAGTGGAATTAAATGAATTAAGACCGGAAGGCAATAAACTAGAACTCTACAATAAACTTTCAAAATTAAAGCCGGGGTCACTAACACTTCTTGTTGGACATGAGCCGTATCTGAGTGATTTAGTAGGAGAAGCTATTGGAGAATCAAACTGTAGAATCGATCTTAAAAAAGGTGGATTAGTAAGAATTAGAACAATCTCACTTCAACCAAAAATACGAGGAGAACTGAGGTGGTTACTAACACCAAAACATATGAAAAAAATATCAAAATGA